Proteins co-encoded in one Bacillus paramycoides genomic window:
- the gerKA gene encoding spore germination protein GerKA, whose translation MTEQKEQQESKNQKHMFPSLPENMNYIENKLCHSDDIKKLDIPFQNGKGTIIYIESLADPNLIHQLALEPLLTRSDLSLDKAFSTLNMKKETNLNYGIQLILQGKSLYFHEHVDSFCIFETALSLKRDIAEPDNEGIVRGPHTGFVEDLATNLTSIRKLIKSPNLVVKYFTIGEEMHTKVAIAYVQNIANDDLVAEVKRRLEKIKTDALMPPGYIQEFIEDTSFSPFPQQLNTERPDRTAANLMEGRVAILSDGDPTALIVPVTLFAFYQSPDDYNNRWIVGSFVRMIRLVSFLIAFLLPALYIATVAFHPDVLPLELVYTIKASLEKVPLPPIFEALLMELIFELLREAGIRLPSRVGQTIGIVGGLVIGDAIVKAGLVSYTMIIVVALTAISSFLVPSNDMSSAVRILRFPLMILAAIFGYVGISFGLIITFVHLCQLHSFHTPYLSPVAPMRVKDMKDSFVRLPTWSFWERPHDPKPQKMQRQHVTREDEDGDKHAK comes from the coding sequence ATGACAGAGCAAAAAGAACAGCAAGAGAGTAAAAACCAAAAGCATATGTTTCCATCACTTCCGGAAAATATGAATTACATTGAAAATAAACTCTGTCACTCAGATGATATAAAAAAATTAGATATCCCTTTTCAAAACGGAAAAGGAACGATCATATATATTGAATCTTTAGCAGATCCAAATTTAATTCATCAATTAGCTCTTGAGCCATTATTAACGCGTTCGGATTTATCTTTAGATAAAGCTTTTTCTACGTTAAATATGAAAAAAGAAACGAATTTAAATTATGGGATACAACTTATATTACAAGGTAAATCCTTATATTTTCATGAACACGTCGACAGTTTTTGTATTTTCGAAACAGCTTTATCTTTAAAGAGAGATATAGCAGAGCCTGATAATGAAGGAATTGTGCGCGGTCCACATACTGGTTTTGTAGAGGATCTAGCAACGAATTTAACCTCTATTCGTAAACTCATTAAGAGTCCAAATTTAGTTGTTAAGTACTTTACAATCGGTGAAGAAATGCACACGAAAGTGGCAATTGCTTATGTGCAAAATATAGCGAATGACGATCTAGTTGCCGAAGTGAAAAGAAGGCTAGAGAAGATTAAGACAGATGCACTTATGCCTCCAGGGTACATACAAGAATTTATAGAGGATACGTCTTTCTCACCATTTCCGCAGCAATTAAATACAGAGCGTCCAGATAGAACTGCTGCTAATTTAATGGAAGGACGGGTTGCCATTTTATCTGACGGAGATCCAACAGCGCTCATCGTACCTGTTACGTTATTCGCTTTCTATCAATCACCAGATGATTATAATAATCGCTGGATTGTCGGTTCTTTCGTCCGAATGATTCGTTTAGTAAGTTTTTTAATTGCCTTTCTCTTGCCAGCTTTATATATTGCAACTGTCGCTTTTCATCCTGATGTGTTACCGCTCGAACTTGTGTATACAATTAAAGCTTCATTAGAGAAAGTACCGCTTCCTCCTATTTTTGAAGCTCTCTTAATGGAATTAATCTTTGAATTATTACGAGAAGCTGGTATTCGCTTGCCGAGCCGAGTGGGACAAACAATCGGTATTGTAGGTGGTTTAGTAATTGGTGATGCAATTGTAAAGGCTGGCCTTGTTTCTTACACAATGATTATCGTTGTAGCTTTAACTGCGATCTCATCTTTTCTCGTTCCATCAAACGATATGAGTTCAGCAGTTCGGATTCTTCGTTTTCCATTAATGATTCTTGCTGCCATATTCGGATATGTAGGAATATCATTCGGTCTCATTATAACTTTCGTTCATTTATGCCAGTTACATTCATTTCATACCCCATATCTTTCTCCTGTCGCTCCGATGCGGGTAAAAGATATGAAGGATTCTTTTGTACGACTACCAACTTGGTCATTTTGGGAACGGCCACATGATCCAAAACCCCAAAAAATGCAACGACAACATGTAACGAGAGAGGATGAGGACGGTGACAAACACGCAAAGTAA
- the gerKC gene encoding spore germination protein GerKC — protein MFKKRFKLLFILCTSSLLFGCWDQEPLREARLAYSIGSDITEENKLQQTIELVKSSSGEQSSFENEIHSATGHNIRDTSDALKKNVTGNIRYFKYGVQLLGTKILKKGILPYLDVSFRDPTNPTALVKLIAVDGETSEILEKKKVGNLLIGDFLKKKVKSLEDMSVFPKETLETAATKMLDPGKDFTLPSIKIKGKEVVTNGLALFNNDKLTGHLPLKQSVLFVLLTGKMGTSARITQKLTSDDSENTSDYVTMEVSNRKLKRDLKIKTDKKGNVYAHIKLQLKVIALESPRDNLYTMDDREKLNKELSKQLTKEAKKITNKLQKANCDAFGIGRHLIAYHPDLWKKKNWNKDYAKVKFKPEVEVNILYSGVLK, from the coding sequence ATGTTCAAAAAAAGATTTAAATTACTTTTTATATTATGTACTAGCTCCCTCCTTTTTGGCTGTTGGGATCAAGAACCATTAAGGGAAGCAAGGTTAGCTTATAGTATTGGATCTGATATTACAGAAGAGAATAAACTCCAGCAAACAATCGAGCTCGTAAAAAGTTCGAGCGGAGAGCAATCTTCATTCGAGAATGAAATACATTCAGCAACCGGGCATAACATAAGGGATACAAGCGATGCCTTAAAAAAAAATGTGACTGGGAATATTCGCTATTTCAAATATGGTGTTCAATTACTAGGAACAAAAATTCTAAAAAAAGGGATACTACCCTATTTAGATGTCAGCTTTCGGGACCCAACAAACCCAACTGCTTTAGTAAAACTTATTGCAGTAGATGGTGAAACATCGGAGATACTCGAAAAAAAGAAAGTAGGAAATTTACTAATTGGAGATTTTCTAAAGAAAAAAGTGAAAAGCTTAGAAGATATGAGTGTATTTCCAAAAGAAACTTTAGAAACAGCTGCTACAAAAATGTTAGATCCCGGTAAAGACTTTACCCTTCCCTCTATAAAAATAAAAGGAAAAGAAGTAGTTACAAACGGGTTAGCTTTATTTAACAATGATAAATTAACTGGGCATTTACCTTTGAAACAATCTGTTTTATTCGTATTATTAACCGGAAAAATGGGGACAAGTGCCCGTATAACTCAAAAACTTACTAGCGATGACTCGGAGAATACATCTGATTATGTAACAATGGAAGTGAGCAATCGAAAATTAAAAAGAGACTTAAAAATAAAAACCGATAAAAAAGGAAATGTTTATGCTCACATTAAGCTCCAACTAAAAGTCATAGCACTTGAATCTCCAAGAGATAATCTGTATACAATGGATGATAGAGAAAAACTAAATAAAGAACTATCTAAACAACTTACGAAAGAAGCAAAAAAAATAACAAACAAACTACAAAAAGCAAATTGTGATGCTTTCGGTATCGGAAGACATCTTATCGCATACCATCCTGACTTATGGAAGAAAAAAAATTGGAATAAAGATTATGCAAAAGTAAAGTTTAAACCTGAAGTAGAAGTAAACATTTTGTATAGTGGTGTCTTAAAGTAA
- the treC gene encoding alpha,alpha-phosphotrehalase → MKDWHKSVVYQIYPKSFNSYYNKETGDIKGVTEKLDYLKELGVDYIWLTPIYQSPQNDNGYDVSDYYSIDPSYGTMEEFEELLEEAKARNIEIMLDIVVNHSSTEHKWFKEAKEDKNSPYRNYYIWRDEKNNWQSKFGGSAWKYDEKTEQYFLHLFDETQADLNWENEKLREEVYEMMRFWLDKGVTGFRLDVINLISKDQQFLNDDGSTATSDGRKYYTDGPRVHEYLQEMNRNVFEGKDVITVGEMSSTTIDNCIKYSNPERNELSMTFSFHHLKVDYPNGDKWTKANFDFIKLKEIMSNWQIEMQKGGGWNALFWCNHDQPRIVSRFGDDRKYRNESAKMLATAMHMLQGTPYIYQGEEIGMTNPKFESIEQYRDVESLNIYDIKREEGLSKEEIIGILKQKSRDNSRTPMQWNDEMNSGFTTSTPWISVAENFKEINVEKALEDKESVFYHYKKLIELRKTYDVITEGEYAILDENHPNIWAYTRTTESEVLLVINNFYGEEITYSVPAHVQLNGMKQEVLLSNYKDSSKDIAKLNLRPYESIVYRYTK, encoded by the coding sequence ATGAAGGATTGGCATAAAAGTGTAGTTTATCAAATTTATCCGAAGAGCTTTAATAGCTATTACAATAAAGAAACCGGTGATATAAAAGGGGTTACAGAGAAACTAGATTATTTAAAAGAACTCGGAGTAGATTATATTTGGTTAACACCGATATACCAATCACCACAAAATGACAATGGATACGATGTAAGTGATTACTACAGCATTGATCCATCTTACGGGACGATGGAAGAGTTTGAAGAGCTTTTAGAAGAAGCAAAGGCACGTAACATTGAAATTATGCTGGATATCGTTGTAAATCATAGTTCGACGGAGCATAAGTGGTTTAAGGAAGCGAAGGAAGATAAAAATAGTCCATATCGTAATTATTACATTTGGCGTGATGAAAAAAATAATTGGCAATCTAAGTTTGGCGGGTCTGCTTGGAAATATGATGAGAAGACAGAGCAATATTTTTTACATCTATTTGATGAGACGCAAGCTGATTTAAATTGGGAAAATGAAAAACTTCGTGAAGAAGTATATGAAATGATGCGCTTTTGGCTGGATAAAGGAGTAACTGGATTCCGATTAGATGTTATTAATTTAATTTCAAAAGATCAACAGTTCTTAAATGATGACGGAAGTACGGCGACAAGCGATGGCCGTAAATATTATACAGATGGTCCGCGTGTTCATGAATATTTACAAGAGATGAACCGAAATGTTTTTGAAGGGAAAGATGTAATTACAGTTGGGGAAATGTCATCTACGACAATTGATAATTGTATTAAGTATTCAAACCCTGAGCGCAATGAATTAAGTATGACGTTTAGTTTTCATCATTTAAAAGTAGATTATCCGAATGGAGATAAGTGGACAAAAGCGAATTTTGATTTCATTAAATTAAAAGAGATTATGTCTAATTGGCAAATTGAAATGCAAAAGGGCGGGGGATGGAATGCATTGTTCTGGTGTAATCATGACCAGCCTCGTATTGTATCACGCTTCGGTGATGATCGAAAGTACCGAAATGAATCTGCAAAAATGTTAGCGACAGCTATGCATATGTTGCAAGGTACACCTTACATTTATCAAGGCGAAGAAATCGGTATGACGAATCCTAAATTCGAATCCATCGAGCAATATCGCGATGTAGAATCGTTAAATATATATGATATAAAGCGAGAAGAGGGATTATCAAAAGAAGAGATTATCGGGATTTTAAAACAAAAATCTCGTGACAACTCCCGTACTCCGATGCAGTGGAATGATGAGATGAACAGTGGTTTTACAACAAGTACACCTTGGATTTCAGTGGCTGAAAACTTTAAAGAAATAAATGTAGAGAAGGCACTAGAAGATAAAGAGTCTGTATTTTATCATTATAAAAAACTAATCGAACTTAGAAAAACTTATGATGTAATTACAGAAGGAGAATATGCTATTTTAGATGAAAATCATCCTAACATTTGGGCATATACTCGCACTACAGAGAGTGAAGTGCTGCTTGTTATTAATAACTTCTATGGAGAAGAAATAACGTATTCAGTACCAGCGCACGTTCAATTAAATGGAATGAAACAAGAAGTACTACTTTCGAATTATAAGGATTCCAGCAAGGATATTGCAAAACTTAACTTAAGACCATATGAATCAATTGTCTATCGATATACGAAATAA
- a CDS encoding GAF domain-containing sensor histidine kinase, protein MKDVNPIFMREKIASSYLYFISFLGLITITISLLEIKIPSHSTILILLLIFMGIAEYFPVRFWRGTSSLTFPIIYAMSWQFGIHITIIAIVLVTLIIHLHRRSPIQRMLFNSTQHALSLILAEWFSNKCMLLLINKIDMSVLYENLISLLLFCVFFCFFNNRFYDLLMILLPQPYSIYQWYKKTVTVFLCETFGFSYTVLMHVLISTYSVEVNEITVLFFFFPLVATSVISSFSVRIRMEKERLYELFLITTEISRGLTGGNLKHIKQALKGFFGIQAYVIWTKDDGNWNILLKDGKVRADISDHSEKNKTFEELSKNLVFNDWKIGTAPEDEIFDSVIRSLVYFPLIVNGELVGMFVAGKSRTAGFFPEDVQSLATFSNQLANVVKTRILISEQKKRMILEERNRIAREIHDGIAQTLAGVIYQLESAQKKYRDKPIDMQQIVEKSIKDLRGSLGEVRYSIYALKPYPTQQLGLKQAIASKIKSLKQEYELDITYHERGHARALSFSKERVIFDTLQESLQNIVKHAQADKTDVLLSYQSEHVLLRVKDNGVGFSLFESMVKTKNEPHYGILHMNEQAEQLGATLQIDSSVGKGTEITLLIPDSQTRGA, encoded by the coding sequence TTGAAGGATGTAAATCCTATCTTTATGAGAGAAAAGATTGCTAGTTCTTATCTTTATTTTATTTCTTTTCTTGGTTTGATTACTATAACTATATCTTTACTTGAAATTAAAATCCCTTCTCATTCAACAATACTAATATTGTTATTAATATTTATGGGGATTGCAGAGTATTTTCCTGTACGATTTTGGAGAGGAACGAGCTCGCTTACCTTTCCTATAATTTACGCTATGAGTTGGCAGTTTGGAATCCATATAACTATTATTGCTATTGTACTCGTAACGTTAATTATTCACCTGCATCGTCGTTCACCAATACAAAGAATGTTATTTAATAGTACTCAGCATGCGCTTAGTTTGATTTTGGCCGAATGGTTTTCAAATAAATGTATGCTCTTATTAATTAACAAGATAGATATGTCAGTTCTGTATGAAAATTTAATATCTTTATTATTATTTTGCGTGTTTTTTTGTTTTTTTAACAACCGCTTTTACGATTTGTTAATGATACTCCTTCCGCAACCATATTCAATCTATCAGTGGTATAAAAAAACTGTAACGGTATTTCTTTGCGAAACTTTTGGTTTCTCTTATACGGTCTTGATGCATGTATTAATTAGTACATATAGTGTGGAAGTAAACGAGATTACAGTACTGTTTTTCTTTTTTCCACTTGTAGCAACTTCAGTTATTAGTTCTTTTTCTGTAAGGATAAGGATGGAGAAGGAACGATTATATGAGCTATTTCTTATTACGACCGAAATTAGTCGAGGACTAACGGGAGGAAACTTGAAGCATATTAAACAAGCACTTAAAGGTTTTTTCGGAATACAAGCATATGTAATATGGACAAAAGATGATGGGAACTGGAATATTCTATTAAAAGATGGGAAAGTCCGTGCTGATATTTCTGATCATTCAGAAAAAAACAAGACGTTTGAGGAACTCTCTAAAAATCTAGTATTTAATGATTGGAAAATTGGTACGGCTCCTGAAGATGAAATATTTGATAGTGTCATACGCTCACTTGTGTATTTTCCTCTTATTGTAAATGGTGAACTAGTTGGGATGTTTGTTGCAGGGAAAAGTAGAACTGCAGGTTTTTTTCCGGAAGATGTACAGTCGTTAGCTACATTTTCTAACCAATTAGCTAACGTAGTTAAAACAAGGATACTGATTTCTGAACAAAAAAAAAGAATGATTTTAGAAGAAAGAAATAGAATCGCACGCGAAATTCATGATGGTATTGCGCAAACATTGGCCGGGGTGATATATCAATTAGAATCCGCGCAAAAAAAATATCGCGATAAACCAATAGATATGCAGCAAATAGTAGAGAAAAGCATAAAAGATTTAAGGGGAAGCTTAGGGGAAGTTCGCTATTCTATTTATGCTTTAAAACCATATCCGACACAACAATTAGGGCTAAAGCAGGCGATAGCAAGTAAAATAAAATCTTTAAAACAAGAATATGAACTAGATATTACATATCATGAAAGAGGTCATGCACGTGCGCTTAGTTTTTCAAAAGAAAGAGTTATTTTTGATACATTACAAGAAAGTTTGCAAAACATTGTAAAACATGCACAAGCAGACAAGACTGATGTTTTACTTAGCTATCAAAGTGAGCACGTGCTTTTAAGGGTTAAGGATAATGGGGTTGGTTTTTCACTATTTGAGTCTATGGTTAAAACGAAGAATGAGCCACATTATGGTATATTACATATGAATGAACAAGCTGAACAATTAGGGGCTACTTTACAGATTGATAGTTCTGTAGGGAAAGGGACAGAAATTACACTATTAATTCCAGATTCACAAACAAGGGGTGCGTAA
- a CDS encoding response regulator — protein MIKILVVDDHAFLRDAIRSILEDESDMNVVGEASSGDGVLEKVEECRPDCILMDINLPGKNGIEATELVKKNYPNCRVLVFTMYEHDEYLMDALQAGADGYLLKDSSSEQVVAAIRMLYRGDSVIHPRMTKKLITYHQQKMKVESNENELTEREKEILFELVKGLSNKEIAEALYISDKTVKIHINKIFKKLNVKSRSQAVIYAVRNQLVPLD, from the coding sequence ATGATTAAAATATTAGTAGTGGATGATCATGCTTTTTTACGAGACGCAATTCGGAGCATACTAGAGGATGAATCTGATATGAACGTGGTTGGAGAAGCTAGCTCTGGGGACGGAGTATTGGAAAAAGTAGAAGAATGCAGACCAGATTGTATTTTGATGGATATTAATCTTCCGGGGAAAAATGGTATTGAAGCTACAGAGTTGGTGAAAAAAAACTATCCGAATTGTCGAGTACTTGTGTTTACAATGTATGAGCATGATGAGTATTTAATGGATGCACTTCAGGCTGGTGCTGATGGGTATTTATTGAAAGATTCATCATCGGAGCAGGTAGTAGCAGCAATTCGGATGTTATATCGAGGCGATTCCGTTATTCATCCGCGTATGACTAAAAAATTAATTACATATCATCAGCAAAAAATGAAAGTAGAATCAAATGAAAATGAACTGACGGAACGTGAAAAGGAAATTCTCTTTGAATTAGTAAAAGGACTTAGTAATAAAGAAATTGCTGAAGCTCTGTATATTAGTGATAAAACAGTTAAAATTCACATCAATAAAATTTTTAAAAAACTAAATGTGAAAAGTCGGTCCCAAGCGGTGATCTATGCTGTTCGAAATCAATTGGTTCCGTTGGATTAA
- a CDS encoding GerAB/ArcD/ProY family transporter, translating to MTNTQSKISLVQFTFFIIQCQIGVGILSLPNRLHLIAKGGGWISALIAGLAIQLIILLMWLFLKRFPDANMYESVCMLFGNKLGKLIGFFYIFYFTLIGMTVMLNACNVIKVWVLQATPWSAILILFTITCCYIAYNTFKVIVRFYVMASILIVPMAFLIALGLTRADFSYIFPITEAGWWNIIQASKETITAMYGFEIILIAFPKVNGNAVAKLKAISIANGFVTLFYTFTVWICFIVFSPKQVELIPEPVAYLLRSLHIGIIDRTDLLFIPIWMITVVASIASYYCAASIGIGHIFNLGNHKKAVPIVGLISFSTALFIDTPEKLKVIATFTDKFTYIFIVVLPLLFLLYSVIRNKKGEQYVQKKI from the coding sequence GTGACAAACACGCAAAGTAAAATCTCGCTAGTTCAATTTACCTTTTTCATTATTCAATGCCAAATCGGAGTGGGCATACTTTCTCTACCGAACCGTCTTCACCTAATCGCGAAAGGTGGTGGATGGATTTCTGCTCTCATCGCTGGTCTTGCAATTCAACTTATTATTTTACTTATGTGGCTTTTCTTAAAACGATTTCCTGATGCAAATATGTATGAAAGTGTTTGTATGCTATTTGGTAATAAACTTGGAAAACTAATAGGTTTTTTTTATATTTTTTATTTTACTCTTATCGGTATGACCGTTATGTTAAATGCTTGTAATGTCATTAAAGTATGGGTCTTACAAGCCACTCCTTGGTCTGCCATTCTCATACTATTTACAATAACTTGTTGCTATATAGCCTATAACACCTTTAAAGTGATTGTACGATTTTATGTCATGGCTTCTATTCTTATCGTTCCAATGGCATTTTTAATTGCTCTTGGACTCACACGAGCTGACTTTTCTTATATTTTCCCTATTACAGAAGCCGGGTGGTGGAATATAATCCAAGCATCAAAGGAAACAATTACAGCCATGTATGGTTTTGAAATTATTCTTATCGCTTTCCCAAAAGTAAATGGGAATGCTGTGGCAAAACTAAAGGCAATTTCTATCGCTAATGGATTTGTGACTCTCTTTTATACTTTTACTGTTTGGATTTGCTTTATCGTATTTAGTCCAAAGCAAGTTGAACTTATTCCAGAACCAGTTGCTTACTTATTACGCTCCTTACATATCGGGATTATAGACCGAACTGATTTATTATTCATACCAATATGGATGATAACCGTTGTAGCTTCTATTGCGAGTTATTATTGTGCTGCTTCTATCGGAATTGGACATATATTCAACCTTGGTAATCATAAAAAAGCTGTTCCAATTGTTGGGCTCATTTCTTTTAGTACCGCCTTATTTATAGATACACCAGAGAAATTAAAAGTAATTGCAACTTTCACTGATAAGTTCACCTATATTTTCATCGTTGTCCTCCCTCTTTTATTTCTACTTTATTCAGTAATAAGAAATAAGAAAGGAGAACAGTATGTTCAAAAAAAGATTTAA